A genomic stretch from Hyalangium ruber includes:
- a CDS encoding WYL domain-containing protein encodes MSTVHERLRRLLFLVPYVSKHPGLTVDELATALNVKREDLLEELDLLTCVGRPPFNPDDYVDIYVENDRVYVDLDQRLSRPPRLTAGEAAALAAAAELLRPAAGDALQSALQKLERILPAGARERYREMHRKIDASSEAPQSLGPLTRAILERREVTFDYASPGRPSEPRRVRPYELLSHRGQWYLQGYCHTRADARLFRLDRMENLGLTDTTFQPPADARAAVPNPARADSGVRVRFSKLVAPYVTERFGADARPLADGGVEVRVAGDSERWLTQWVLSFGGEAEVVEPASARAAVARAAHASLGF; translated from the coding sequence ATGAGCACCGTCCACGAGCGGCTCCGCCGCCTGCTGTTCCTCGTGCCCTACGTCTCCAAGCACCCCGGCCTCACGGTGGACGAGCTGGCCACGGCCCTCAACGTGAAGCGCGAGGACCTGCTGGAGGAGCTGGACCTGCTCACCTGCGTGGGCCGGCCGCCCTTCAACCCGGACGACTACGTCGACATCTACGTGGAGAACGATCGCGTCTACGTGGACCTCGACCAGCGCCTGTCCCGGCCGCCCCGGCTCACGGCCGGTGAGGCCGCCGCCCTGGCCGCCGCCGCGGAGCTGTTGCGTCCCGCCGCGGGCGACGCGCTCCAGAGCGCGCTGCAGAAGCTCGAGCGCATCCTCCCGGCCGGCGCCCGCGAGCGCTACCGGGAGATGCACCGGAAGATCGACGCCTCCTCGGAGGCCCCCCAGTCCCTGGGGCCGCTCACCCGTGCCATCCTCGAGCGGCGCGAGGTGACGTTCGACTACGCCAGCCCGGGCCGGCCCTCGGAGCCGCGCCGCGTGCGGCCGTATGAGCTGCTCAGCCACCGGGGGCAGTGGTACCTGCAGGGCTACTGCCACACCCGCGCGGATGCGCGCCTGTTCCGGCTCGACCGCATGGAGAACCTGGGCCTCACGGACACCACCTTCCAGCCCCCGGCGGACGCGCGCGCCGCCGTGCCCAACCCCGCCCGGGCCGACTCGGGCGTCCGGGTGCGCTTCTCCAAGCTGGTGGCGCCCTACGTCACCGAGCGCTTCGGGGCGGACGCCCGGCCGCTGGCCGACGGAGGCGTCGAGGTGCGGGTGGCAGGGGACAGCGAGCGCTGGCTCACACAGTGGGTGCTTTCATTTGGCGGCGAGGCGGAAGTGGTGGAACCTGCTTCCGCGCGGGCAGCCGTTGCCCGAGCGGCCCATGCCTCGTTAGGATTCTAG
- the proB gene encoding glutamate 5-kinase, which translates to MSTSGRDAVRAARRVVVKIGTNALTNATGRFNRAHFKALSEDLLWAAQDRELVVVSSGAIALGVERLRLPARPKDIPGKQACAAVGQSRLMQAYEEAFGQADRHVAQVLLTHEDVQDRRRYLNVKHALERLLETGVVPIINENDTVSVDELKFGDNDTLASLVAGVVEAEVLVVLSDVEGLFTADPRKDPGAQLLPQVDLVTPELLALAGGSGSAVGTGGMATKIRAAARVAERGIRCVITSGATPGRLRQVLQGDPIGTLFEAGENRRSARMAWIAHALRPKGRLHVDSGAREAIVSSKRSLLPSGVKQVEGDFGRGDPVDLVDEQGAVFARGLSAYEDSELRRIAGHKSVEIEIILGYRYLDEAVHRDDLAVLQAPGVTG; encoded by the coding sequence GTGAGCACTTCTGGACGAGACGCAGTACGCGCCGCGCGGCGTGTGGTGGTGAAGATTGGAACGAACGCGCTGACCAACGCCACGGGGCGCTTCAACCGCGCCCACTTCAAGGCCCTGAGCGAGGACCTGCTCTGGGCGGCGCAGGACCGTGAGCTGGTGGTGGTCTCCAGCGGTGCCATCGCCCTGGGAGTGGAGCGGCTGCGGCTGCCAGCGCGCCCCAAGGATATTCCCGGCAAGCAGGCCTGCGCGGCGGTGGGCCAGAGCCGGCTGATGCAGGCGTACGAGGAGGCCTTCGGCCAGGCGGATCGGCACGTGGCCCAGGTGCTGCTCACCCACGAGGATGTGCAGGACCGGCGGCGCTACCTCAATGTGAAGCACGCCCTGGAGCGGCTGTTGGAGACGGGCGTGGTGCCCATCATCAACGAGAACGACACCGTCTCCGTGGACGAGCTGAAGTTCGGCGACAACGACACGCTGGCGAGCCTGGTGGCCGGCGTCGTCGAGGCCGAGGTGCTCGTGGTGCTCTCGGACGTGGAGGGCCTCTTCACGGCCGACCCCCGCAAGGACCCGGGGGCGCAGTTGCTGCCTCAGGTGGACCTGGTGACGCCGGAGCTGCTGGCCTTGGCCGGCGGCAGTGGCAGCGCGGTGGGCACGGGCGGCATGGCCACGAAGATTCGCGCCGCCGCCCGCGTGGCCGAGCGCGGCATCCGCTGCGTGATTACCTCCGGTGCCACCCCGGGGCGGCTGCGTCAGGTGCTCCAGGGAGACCCGATCGGCACGCTCTTCGAGGCCGGGGAGAACCGCCGCAGCGCGCGCATGGCGTGGATTGCCCATGCCTTGCGCCCCAAGGGCCGGCTCCACGTGGACTCCGGCGCGCGCGAGGCCATCGTCTCCAGCAAGCGCAGCCTGCTGCCCTCGGGCGTGAAGCAGGTGGAGGGGGACTTCGGCCGGGGGGATCCGGTGGACCTGGTGGATGAGCAGGGCGCGGTGTTCGCCCGGGGGCTCAGCGCCTACGAGGACAGCGAGCTGCGCCGCATCGCCGGCCACAAGAGCGTCGAGATCGAAATCATCCTCGGCTACCGCTACCTCGACGAGGCCGTACACCGTGACGATCTGGCGGTGCTCCAGGCGCCCGGCGTGACAGGCTGA
- a CDS encoding helix-turn-helix transcriptional regulator, which yields MDRTERLLDLVALLLDAREPISWAELREQFPADYGGISDDAAERKFERDKAELLELGLPLTYIQGDDDRKDGYIVDRSAYYLPEVDLSKEELAVLYAAGSASLASGAFPGSDDLAHALRKIGFFAGDALPTPRVRMELGSAQSNPELSARLEQLWEACAAHKYVQIAYASPKNAGVTDRRVDPYGLALRRGVWTLVGYCHLRQGLRTFHIQRIREMKVNPSKPRTPDFEVPADFSLDAYVAYYPWQHRFHEPMEVTLLLRGEASKRAASLFPGATVEPTEQGVRAKLNVTFLDGLLRFCLALGPDCRVESPEAAVTRVREMATRIHERHSPTDEKKVSA from the coding sequence ATGGACCGTACGGAACGCCTCCTCGACCTCGTTGCCCTGCTGCTCGACGCACGCGAGCCCATCTCCTGGGCCGAACTGCGCGAGCAATTCCCCGCCGATTATGGCGGCATCTCCGACGACGCGGCCGAGCGCAAGTTCGAGCGCGACAAGGCGGAGTTGCTCGAGCTGGGCCTGCCGCTCACCTATATCCAAGGCGACGATGACCGGAAGGACGGCTACATCGTCGACCGCAGCGCCTACTACCTGCCCGAGGTGGACCTCTCCAAGGAGGAGCTGGCGGTGCTCTACGCCGCCGGCAGCGCCTCGCTCGCCTCCGGGGCCTTTCCAGGCAGCGACGACCTGGCGCACGCCCTGCGTAAGATTGGCTTCTTCGCCGGCGACGCGCTGCCCACGCCGCGCGTGCGCATGGAGCTGGGCTCGGCGCAGAGCAACCCCGAGCTCTCCGCCCGCCTGGAGCAGCTCTGGGAGGCCTGCGCCGCGCACAAGTACGTGCAGATCGCCTACGCCTCGCCCAAGAACGCGGGCGTCACCGACCGACGGGTGGACCCGTACGGGCTGGCGCTGCGGCGCGGTGTCTGGACGCTGGTGGGCTACTGCCACCTTCGCCAGGGCCTGCGCACCTTCCACATCCAGCGCATCCGCGAGATGAAGGTGAACCCCTCCAAGCCGCGCACGCCGGACTTCGAGGTGCCCGCCGACTTCTCGCTGGACGCGTACGTGGCCTACTACCCGTGGCAGCACCGCTTCCATGAGCCCATGGAGGTGACGCTGCTGCTGCGGGGCGAGGCCTCCAAGCGCGCCGCGAGCCTGTTCCCCGGCGCCACCGTGGAGCCCACGGAGCAGGGCGTGCGCGCGAAGCTGAACGTGACGTTCCTGGACGGGCTGCTGCGCTTCTGTCTGGCGCTGGGTCCGGACTGCCGCGTGGAGTCCCCCGAGGCCGCCGTCACCCGCGTGCGCGAGATGGCCACGCGCATCCACGAGCGCCACAGCCCCACTGACGAGAAGAAGGTGAGCGCATGA